In Fusarium oxysporum Fo47 chromosome XII, complete sequence, one DNA window encodes the following:
- a CDS encoding major facilitator superfamily domain-containing protein, which translates to MNRRSCLPLLTSYSSCQSQINYHSSYPYQLLSFIIVHRSGKMSKTASNEKPKQLYQTWFDRFCLVTRREDPTTHSTWQKHAIVAITTLSAFTAPFASCILFPSFTTLVDYFHTTETKVALTTTVFLLGLAIAPLWWSTLSQQYGRRPVLVSSFLISTVAVIVCAVSNSLPLIIVFRLIEAMGCSSAQSVGAGVISDIYISTERGSALGWFYLGTLIGPLVAPIIGGALQVWLGWRANLYFMAIFTFIAAMLTLLVLPETLVNSSTEQPKLWHQVLKRDALAPLPKLKFLMVSSIALTIAYVSICFASLYCFNTTLPYAYAAAPYNFSAIEIGLCYISNCLGYAIGSVVGGKLSDAKLRQYQKTHEGAIRPIERIKTVWYGVGFIPAGLIIYGWLIEKKVFWIAPLIGAFLFGLGLMLVTATVMPFLVDIKPGVGASVVADLNLVRNILAAVGTVVSPIATASIGFGWWMSILALICSLAVGCIVIVVWREGAEQNPTDGTVV; encoded by the coding sequence ATGAACAGACGTAGTTGTCTACCTCTACTTACATCTTACTCCTCATGTCAGTCTCAGATCAACTATCACTCTTCCTACCCATACCAGCTCCTCAGCTTTATCATTGTTCATCGCTCAGGAAAGATGTCGAAGACTGCCTCCAACGAAAAGCCCAAGCAACTCTACCAAACATGGTTTGATAGATTCTGCTTGGTAACTCGGCGAGAAGACCCAACTACTCATTCCACTTGGCAAAAGCACGCAATCGTCGCCATAACAACTCTGTCTGCATTCACAGCACCATTTGCCTCATGCATTCTCTTCCCATCGTTTACAACTCTTGTCGACTACTTTCACACCACCGAAACAAAAGTCGCACTTACTACAActgtctttcttcttggcttggctaTTGCTCCGCTGTGGTGGAGTACCCTGAGCCAGCAGTATGGCCGTCGACCAGTTCTAGTCTCAAGCTTCCTCATCTCAACAGTTGCGGTGATTGTCTGCGCAGTCTCCAACTCGCTGCCTCTAATCATCGTCTTTCGACTTATCGAAGCAATGGGCTGCTCGTCTGCTCAAAGCGTTGGTGCCGGCGTCATAAGCGACATCTACATCTCGACCGAGCGTGGATCAGCTTTGGGCTGGTTTTACCTGGGAACACTTATTGGACCTTTGGTTGCACCCATCATTGGTGGCGCTTTGCAAGTCTGGCTTGGATGGCGTGCAAACTTGTACTTCATGGCCATTTTCACCTTCATCGCTGCCATGCTCACTCTGTTGGTTCTGCCCGAGACACTTGTCAACTCGTCTACTGAGCAGCCGAAGCTATGGCACCAGGTCCTCAAACGCGATGCCCTCGCACCACTCCCTAAACTGAAGTTTTTGATGGTTTCTTCCATTGCTCTGACTATTGCCTATGTGAGCATCTGCTTTGCAAGCCTGTACTGCTTCAACACGACACTTCCATACGCTTACGCTGCTGCACCTTACAACTTCTCAGCCATCGAAATTGGTCTTTGCTATATCAGCAATTGTCTCGGATACGCCATCGGAAGTGTCGTCGGAGGCAAACTGAGCGATGCCAAGTTGCGACAGTACCAGAAAACTCATGAGGGTGCCATCCGCCCCATCGAGAGGATCAAGACAGTTTGGTACGGCGTTGGCTTTATCCCCGCTGGATTGATCATCTACGGGTGGTTGATTGAGAAAAAGGTGTTTTGGATTGCTCCTCTTATCGGAGCTTTCTTGTTCGGCCTGGGTCTCATGCTTGTTACGGCAACGGTTATGCCTTTccttgttgatatcaagcCGGGAGTCGGTGCTTCAGTCGTCGCTGATCTCAACTTGGTCCGTAACATTCTTGCTGCCGTTGGCACTGTAGTGTCTCCAATCGCCACGGCAAGTATTGGCTTTGGGTGGTGGATGTCTATCTTGGCTTTGATCTGCTCTTTGGCAGTTGGCTGCATTGTCATCGTTGTGTGGAGAGAAGGAGCGGAACAGAACCCTACTGATGGGACGGTCGTGTGA